From the Oryza glaberrima chromosome 5, OglaRS2, whole genome shotgun sequence genome, one window contains:
- the LOC127774431 gene encoding membrane protein PM19L, with protein MATGGPSSMSAGLLFLNLVLYVVVAVIAGWAINYSIDESFNSLQGVSPPVRLFPIYFPIGNLATGFFVIFALLAGVVGVSTSLTGLHDVSQGYPASMMSAAAASIVTWTLTLLAMGLACKEISIGWRPPSLRALETFTIILAGTQLLCAGSLHAGAHAAIIQNPMVSRV; from the exons ATGGCGACCGGGGGTCCCAGTTCCATGTCCGctggcctcctcttcctcaaccTCGTCCtgtacgtcgtcgtcgccgtcatcgccggcTGGGCCATCAACTACAGCATCGACGAGAGCTTCAACTCAC TGCAGGGGGTGTCGCCGCCGGTGCGGCTGTTCCCGATCTACTTCCCGATCGGCAACCTGGCGACGGGGTTCTTCGTCATCTtcgcgctgctcgccggcgtcgtcggcgtctcCACCTCGCTCACCGGCCTCCACGACGTCAGCCAGGGGTACCCCGCCAGCATgatgtccgccgccgccgcctccatcgtcACCTGGACCCTCACCCTCCTCGCCATGGG GCTGGCGTGCAAGGAGATCAGCATCGGCTGGAGGCCACCGAGCCTG CGAGCGCTGGAGACGTTCACCATCATCTTGGCCGGGACGCAGCTGCTGTGCGCCGGGTCGCTGCACGCCGGAGCACACGCAGCCATCATACAGAATCCGATGGTTAGCAGAGTGTGA